The proteins below come from a single Miscanthus floridulus cultivar M001 chromosome 1, ASM1932011v1, whole genome shotgun sequence genomic window:
- the LOC136500746 gene encoding CASP-like protein 4B1: MAMVTTDATTAAAEKPQDAEKPQDAEKPDYAPYNGASTAADGGTGARARRGGGGVVDSVVARWRREDMLDKSPLALHAAAAVFAFVALVLVASNQHGDWMQFDRYQEYRYLLAIASLALLYSLAQAARHAHRMRGGVDPVSSASGRLLDFVGDQVVAYLLMSALSAAVPITNRMRSAVVNNFTDATAAAISMAFFTFVALALSAVVSGYKLSKQTYM, from the exons ATGGCGATGGTCACTACtgacgccaccaccgccgccgccgagaagCCGCAGGACGCCGAGAAGCCGCAGGACGCCGAGAAGCCGGACTACGCCCCCTACAACGGCGCTTCCACCGCCGCAGATGGCGGCAcgggcgcccgcgcccgccgcggtggcggtggcgtggTGGACTCGGTGGTGGCGCGGTGGCGGCGGGAGGACATGCTCGACAAGAGCCCCCTCGCGCTGCATGCCGCGGCCGCCGTCTTCGCCTTCGTCGCGCTCGTGCTCGTCGCGTCCAACCAGCACGGCGACTGGATGCAGTTCGACCGCTACCAGGAGTACAG GTACCTGCTTGCAATCGCGTCGCTGGCGTTACTCTACTCGCTGGCGCAGGCGGCGCGGCACGCGCACCGGATGCGCGGCGGTGTCGACCCCGTCTCCTCAGCATCTGGGAGGCTTCTGGATTTCGTCGGTGATCAG GTAGTTGCATACTTGCTGATGTCCGCGCTGTCGGCTGCCGTCCCCATCACGAACCGCATGAGATctgcagttgtcaacaacttcaCAGATGCGACCGCTGCAGCAATCAGCATGGCCTTCTTTACATTTGTAGCTCTTGCCTTGTCAGCAGTGGTTTCTGGTTACAAGCTCTCCAAACAAACATACATGTGA